The following are encoded in a window of Brevibacillus ruminantium genomic DNA:
- the iolB gene encoding 5-deoxy-glucuronate isomerase, producing the protein MSKLIVPSQQPNQEKSVVKVTPESANWGYVGFEVYTLAKGDKISMDTGEQEVCIVLLSGYANARTKQQKWNNIGQRMHIFEEIPPYAVYVPSGDQYEVEALTDAEIAVCTAPGKGTYEARLIAPKDVRVDMRGSGKTLRRIHNILPEDQPADSLLIVEVYTPNGNWSSYPPHKHDQENLPNEAYLEETYYHRIKQANGFALQRVYTDDRSLNETMVVKDGDVVLVPKGYHPVSAPPGYDLYYLNTMAGPVRTWKFTNDADHEWMMTQTV; encoded by the coding sequence ATGTCTAAATTGATCGTTCCCAGCCAGCAACCAAACCAGGAGAAAAGCGTGGTCAAGGTCACACCGGAATCGGCAAACTGGGGCTATGTAGGCTTCGAGGTGTACACGCTTGCCAAAGGCGACAAAATCAGCATGGACACAGGGGAGCAGGAAGTGTGCATCGTGCTTCTCAGCGGGTATGCCAACGCGAGAACAAAGCAGCAGAAGTGGAACAACATCGGGCAGCGCATGCACATTTTCGAAGAAATCCCGCCCTATGCCGTCTACGTGCCATCTGGCGATCAGTATGAGGTAGAAGCCTTGACAGATGCCGAGATCGCCGTGTGCACTGCTCCGGGCAAAGGCACGTACGAGGCGAGACTGATCGCGCCGAAAGACGTTCGGGTAGACATGCGCGGCTCCGGTAAAACGCTGCGCCGCATTCATAACATTTTGCCTGAGGATCAGCCGGCGGACAGCCTGTTGATTGTCGAAGTCTACACGCCAAACGGAAACTGGTCGAGCTATCCACCGCACAAGCATGACCAGGAGAACCTGCCCAATGAAGCGTATCTGGAGGAGACGTACTACCATCGCATCAAGCAGGCGAACGGCTTTGCCTTGCAACGCGTGTACACGGACGACCGCTCGCTGAACGAGACGATGGTGGTCAAGGATGGCGATGTGGTGCTGGTGCCAAAAGGCTACCATCCCGTATCGGCACCTCCCGGCTACGACCTGTACTACTTGAATACGATGGCGGGGCCAGTGCGCACCTGGAAATTTACCAACGATGCCGACCATGAATGGATGATGACGCAAACGGTGTAA
- a CDS encoding Gfo/Idh/MocA family protein has product MRQKRVRWGVLSTARIAVNTMIPAILVADNAEVVAIGSQNEKVSEVSAKFNIPSVYNSYEEVLDDPEVDAVYIPLPNSMHKEWVLKAADKGKHILCEKPIALNAAETKEMIEHCQSRQVLLMEAFMYQFHPQHQVVKELLMANEIGTPRLIRANFTFRIEDRSRDYRLDPQLGGGSLYDIGCYCIHSIRNILQCEPKRLYVHSPRDPEFDVDMSAVGMLELDNGMLATFDCSFDMVRRERYEIVGTHGTIQVPRSYNLPEYFDGEGIVIVEKEDGVSRVEKVRGNEYKLEVEHFSQCVLDGSQPLYSGESILQNMKVIEACYESIRSGKWVNLA; this is encoded by the coding sequence ATGAGGCAAAAACGCGTGCGCTGGGGAGTGTTGAGCACGGCCAGAATCGCGGTAAACACGATGATTCCGGCTATTCTGGTGGCGGACAACGCCGAGGTTGTCGCCATCGGTAGCCAGAACGAAAAAGTTTCGGAAGTTTCTGCGAAATTCAATATTCCCAGCGTCTATAACAGCTATGAGGAAGTGCTGGATGATCCTGAGGTGGATGCCGTGTACATTCCGCTTCCGAACAGCATGCACAAGGAATGGGTGCTCAAGGCGGCAGACAAAGGAAAGCATATTTTGTGCGAAAAACCGATCGCGCTGAATGCGGCGGAAACAAAAGAGATGATCGAGCATTGCCAAAGCAGGCAGGTGCTGTTGATGGAGGCGTTCATGTACCAGTTCCATCCGCAGCACCAAGTGGTGAAAGAGCTGCTCATGGCCAACGAGATCGGCACGCCCAGGCTGATTCGCGCCAATTTTACCTTTCGGATCGAAGACCGGAGCCGCGATTACCGTCTGGACCCGCAGCTCGGTGGCGGCAGTTTGTACGACATCGGGTGCTACTGCATTCACTCCATCCGCAATATTTTGCAATGCGAACCGAAACGGCTATACGTCCACTCCCCGCGCGATCCGGAATTTGATGTGGACATGTCGGCCGTCGGGATGCTGGAGCTGGACAACGGGATGCTGGCGACGTTTGACTGCAGCTTTGACATGGTGCGCCGTGAACGGTACGAGATTGTGGGGACGCATGGGACGATCCAGGTGCCGCGCTCTTACAATTTGCCCGAGTATTTTGATGGGGAAGGCATCGTGATTGTGGAAAAAGAAGATGGCGTGTCCAGAGTGGAAAAAGTGCGCGGGAACGAGTACAAGCTGGAAGTTGAGCATTTTTCCCAATGCGTGCTGGACGGCTCCCAACCGCTTTATTCCGGGGAGAGCATCTTGCAAAACATGAAAGTGATCGAAGCCTGCTATGAATCAATCCGCTCGGGCAAGTGGGTAAATCTAGCGTAA
- the iolG gene encoding inositol 2-dehydrogenase: protein MSGQVRTAVIGLGRLGYWHAENLATKVKGAQLVKVVDPLEGRAEQVARELGVPGWSKDPREVFEDVNIDAVVLVTPTSTHAEMITQAATHGKQIFVEKPITQTVEEADEVIQVLHKHNVFCQVGFMRRFDPAYAEAKRRIVAGDIGKPLYFKGVSRDGNCPPAEFIKHSGGLFLDVAIHDYDIARFLMGTEVESVTATGNVLLHTFMNDYHDVDQAVTTLTFASGAAGDIETMRIAPYGYDIRGEVIGTEGSIQIGSLRHHDVLLLTTNASTHDIIPDFPTKFKDAYLLEMIHFIDAVQKRERPACTETDGKIALEIAAAATESFQTAKTVKLDKKVSI from the coding sequence ATGAGCGGCCAAGTGCGCACGGCAGTAATCGGATTAGGAAGACTCGGATATTGGCATGCAGAAAACCTTGCGACAAAAGTGAAAGGTGCCCAGCTTGTAAAAGTAGTGGACCCGTTGGAAGGCCGCGCGGAACAGGTAGCAAGAGAGCTGGGGGTTCCAGGCTGGTCCAAAGACCCTCGCGAAGTATTTGAGGACGTAAATATCGACGCGGTAGTTTTGGTCACACCTACGAGTACTCATGCGGAGATGATTACCCAGGCGGCGACGCACGGAAAACAAATCTTTGTTGAAAAACCGATTACCCAAACCGTGGAGGAAGCAGACGAAGTGATTCAGGTGCTACACAAGCACAACGTTTTTTGCCAGGTAGGATTCATGCGCCGATTCGATCCGGCTTACGCGGAAGCAAAAAGGCGGATCGTGGCCGGGGATATCGGCAAGCCGCTCTACTTTAAAGGAGTGAGCCGCGACGGCAATTGCCCGCCCGCAGAGTTTATCAAGCACAGCGGAGGGCTGTTCCTCGATGTCGCCATTCACGACTACGATATCGCCCGCTTTTTAATGGGGACGGAAGTGGAATCGGTTACAGCGACGGGGAATGTGCTCTTGCACACCTTCATGAATGACTATCACGATGTCGACCAGGCGGTGACCACCCTGACCTTTGCTTCGGGAGCGGCGGGAGACATCGAAACAATGCGGATCGCTCCGTACGGCTATGATATACGCGGCGAAGTCATCGGCACGGAAGGCTCCATTCAAATCGGATCGCTTCGCCACCACGATGTGCTTTTGCTGACTACCAATGCCAGTACGCATGACATCATCCCGGATTTCCCGACGAAATTCAAGGACGCCTACCTACTGGAAATGATTCATTTCATTGACGCGGTGCAAAAGAGAGAACGGCCTGCATGCACGGAAACAGACGGAAAAATCGCCCTTGAGATCGCAGCGGCAGCTACCGAGTCGTTTCAAACAGCGAAGACAGTCAAGCTCGATAAAAAAGTGTCCATTTAA
- a CDS encoding sugar ABC transporter substrate-binding protein encodes MRKKIWKAIFSSLVLLSLVACGEQPGSPEGSSTQQQPQTGPGEQKPKIYVVLKSLNSEYFQFIQAGAKAAFHDFNVDGTIMAPSNQTQVMEQVNMIEDLLNKNPDGLVLTPSQPVAVVSALAKYKAKDIPVVLLDSDVDWEDKTTFIGNDDALSGQKAGETLAAKLSRGDKVAILEGISGTPTSAKRVQGAREALENAGMIVAASEAANWDRVEAVSVMENVLQAHPDIKGVVAANDEMALGAIRASEAKGKEIAVIGMDGIIEAIESIQKGSMDASIAVKTYDMGYKGVENAVKAIRKETVPKQIVTEIDVITPENAEAKLAQAKGLLGK; translated from the coding sequence ATGAGAAAGAAGATTTGGAAAGCCATTTTTTCAAGCTTGGTCCTGTTAAGCCTGGTAGCATGCGGGGAGCAGCCTGGCAGTCCGGAAGGTTCCTCGACCCAGCAGCAGCCGCAGACGGGTCCCGGTGAACAAAAGCCGAAAATTTACGTCGTCTTGAAGTCGCTGAACAGTGAATATTTTCAGTTCATACAGGCGGGGGCAAAAGCGGCGTTCCATGATTTCAACGTGGACGGGACGATCATGGCTCCCTCGAACCAGACACAGGTGATGGAGCAAGTCAACATGATTGAAGACTTGCTGAACAAAAACCCCGATGGGCTGGTGCTTACTCCCAGCCAGCCTGTTGCTGTCGTTTCGGCGTTGGCGAAGTACAAAGCAAAAGATATCCCGGTTGTGCTGCTGGACAGCGACGTGGATTGGGAGGACAAAACTACTTTTATCGGCAATGACGATGCGCTGAGCGGACAAAAAGCGGGTGAAACATTGGCAGCGAAGCTGAGCAGGGGGGACAAAGTAGCCATTCTCGAAGGGATTTCCGGCACTCCGACCAGCGCCAAGCGCGTACAAGGAGCGAGAGAGGCGCTGGAAAATGCGGGAATGATCGTTGCCGCTTCCGAGGCTGCGAACTGGGATCGGGTGGAAGCGGTATCGGTCATGGAAAACGTTTTGCAAGCCCACCCGGATATTAAGGGCGTGGTCGCCGCAAACGATGAAATGGCGCTTGGGGCGATTCGTGCGAGTGAGGCGAAGGGCAAAGAGATAGCCGTCATCGGAATGGATGGCATCATCGAGGCGATTGAATCTATCCAAAAAGGCTCGATGGATGCCTCAATCGCGGTGAAAACGTATGATATGGGCTACAAGGGCGTTGAAAATGCGGTGAAAGCCATTCGCAAAGAAACGGTGCCAAAGCAAATCGTGACAGAGATTGACGTCATTACGCCGGAGAATGCCGAAGCAAAGCTCGCCCAAGCGAAAGGGCTGCTGGGGAAATAA
- a CDS encoding sugar ABC transporter ATP-binding protein — protein sequence MKTLALLEMKGINKAFSGVTVLHDVHLDVRQGEVHVLLGENGAGKSTIIKIMTGAYTKDKGEIRWDGRPVEIAKPSDAIDIGIATIYQELNLIPHLSVAENIFLGHEKKKHGRYSFLDRKYMREKSKELMTKLGQSIDPNALVSSLGVGQQQLVEIAKALSLNAKLIIMDEPTSSLSAQEAEQLLATIESLREQGMTFIYVSHRLEEIKRIGDRITVLRDGAKIETVDVSTTSIDRMIELMVGRSLHNKYPKQTFTRGQEALRIENLKMKGASHPISFAAYQGEILGFSGLVGAGRSELMKTIFGAEPKETGKVYVFGKEAVIRQPRDAIEAGFAFITEDRKTEGLFLDQSLIFNTSIANLREVKSNGLLSSVKMKEVAEKYVRELQIRPNNINLMGRNFSGGNQQKVVIAKWLFTQARIFIFDEPTRGIDVGAKVEVYNLINDLVDLGACVLIVSSDLPEILGMCDRILVMSDGRITADLQREEATQEVIMKAATGG from the coding sequence GTGAAGACCTTGGCGTTGCTGGAAATGAAGGGCATTAACAAAGCATTTTCCGGTGTGACGGTCTTGCACGACGTTCATCTGGACGTTCGGCAAGGGGAAGTGCACGTCCTGCTCGGGGAAAACGGCGCAGGAAAATCAACGATTATCAAGATCATGACCGGAGCCTACACGAAAGACAAGGGGGAAATTCGCTGGGATGGCAGGCCGGTCGAGATCGCAAAGCCGAGCGATGCGATTGATATCGGCATTGCCACGATTTATCAGGAGTTGAACCTGATTCCACATCTTTCGGTGGCAGAGAACATTTTTCTGGGACACGAAAAGAAAAAGCATGGTCGCTACTCTTTTCTGGATCGGAAGTACATGCGGGAAAAATCGAAGGAATTGATGACGAAGCTGGGGCAAAGCATCGACCCGAATGCATTGGTGAGCAGTTTGGGGGTCGGACAGCAACAATTAGTGGAAATTGCTAAAGCGCTTTCTTTGAATGCCAAGCTGATTATTATGGATGAACCGACATCGAGCTTGAGCGCCCAGGAAGCCGAGCAGTTGCTGGCGACGATCGAGTCGTTGCGGGAGCAGGGCATGACGTTCATTTACGTTTCCCATCGGCTGGAAGAGATAAAACGCATCGGGGACCGGATCACGGTTCTGCGGGACGGGGCAAAAATCGAAACGGTGGATGTCAGCACGACTTCCATTGATCGGATGATCGAACTGATGGTCGGCCGCTCTCTGCATAACAAGTATCCGAAACAGACGTTTACCCGGGGACAGGAAGCGCTGCGGATCGAAAACCTGAAGATGAAAGGGGCTTCTCACCCGATAAGCTTTGCTGCCTATCAGGGCGAGATTCTCGGGTTTTCCGGATTGGTCGGCGCTGGTCGCAGCGAGCTGATGAAAACGATCTTCGGAGCGGAGCCGAAGGAGACGGGCAAGGTCTACGTCTTCGGGAAAGAGGCTGTGATTCGTCAGCCGCGCGATGCCATCGAGGCGGGATTTGCTTTCATTACGGAAGACAGGAAGACGGAAGGGCTGTTTCTCGACCAGTCGCTTATTTTCAATACGTCCATCGCCAATTTGCGCGAAGTCAAAAGCAACGGGCTGCTGAGTTCGGTAAAGATGAAGGAAGTAGCGGAAAAGTACGTCCGCGAGCTGCAGATTCGCCCGAACAATATCAATTTGATGGGGCGGAACTTCAGCGGAGGGAACCAGCAAAAAGTCGTCATCGCCAAGTGGCTTTTCACCCAGGCGCGCATTTTTATTTTTGACGAGCCTACCCGCGGCATTGACGTGGGAGCAAAGGTAGAGGTCTACAACTTAATCAATGACCTAGTGGACTTGGGCGCATGTGTGCTGATTGTATCGTCGGATTTGCCGGAAATTCTCGGGATGTGCGACCGGATTCTCGTGATGAGCGACGGTCGGATCACCGCCGATCTGCAACGGGAGGAAGCGACGCAAGAAGTAATCATGAAAGCAGCAACAGGAGGTTGA
- a CDS encoding ABC transporter permease, with protein MKEQSNSVTVTTGTSASKTLSLNWKTFVGKFGALLGLLILSVCLSILSPNFLKAENLMNIARQSSINALLAIGMLLPILTAGIDLSVGSLLALAITTTGIFVVNWGMHPLLGILLCLAIGALGGWFNGVLLTKLRLPHPFISTLGTMNIFRGLALIITAASPIFGFPFIINYAGYENIGIFPVSFILVIITYILFHLFLTRTATGRYIYAIGGNKEAARLAGIPVDRILILVYTLSGLMAGLAGLVLIGRTDSASPIAGLSYELDAIAAVIIGGASFFGGVGTVWGTLIGALIIAVLRNGLNLLGTTSDLQVVVIGSVIIAAVYVDVLRQRSAKK; from the coding sequence ATGAAGGAACAGTCCAACTCTGTGACAGTCACCACAGGGACAAGTGCCAGCAAGACACTGAGTTTGAATTGGAAAACGTTTGTCGGCAAGTTTGGGGCTTTGCTCGGACTCCTCATCCTTTCAGTGTGCCTGAGCATTCTTTCCCCAAATTTTTTGAAAGCAGAAAATTTAATGAATATCGCTCGGCAGTCTTCCATCAATGCGTTGCTCGCAATTGGAATGCTTTTGCCGATTTTAACAGCGGGAATTGATTTGTCTGTCGGTTCCTTGCTGGCATTGGCGATTACCACGACAGGGATTTTCGTGGTGAACTGGGGGATGCACCCGCTGCTTGGGATCTTGCTTTGTCTCGCGATCGGAGCGCTCGGCGGATGGTTCAACGGGGTTTTGCTCACCAAACTGAGATTGCCGCATCCTTTTATCTCCACATTGGGAACGATGAATATTTTTCGCGGGCTGGCACTCATCATCACAGCAGCCTCTCCGATTTTCGGCTTCCCGTTCATCATCAACTACGCGGGCTATGAAAACATCGGGATTTTTCCCGTGAGCTTTATTCTCGTGATTATTACGTATATTCTTTTCCATCTGTTTCTTACGCGCACAGCGACGGGACGGTATATATACGCGATCGGCGGCAACAAGGAAGCGGCCCGGCTCGCTGGTATTCCTGTGGACCGGATTCTGATTCTCGTCTACACCCTAAGCGGCTTGATGGCTGGTCTGGCGGGCCTTGTCCTGATCGGAAGGACGGATTCGGCGTCGCCGATTGCCGGTCTGTCGTATGAACTGGATGCGATTGCCGCGGTGATTATCGGTGGAGCTAGCTTTTTCGGCGGCGTGGGGACGGTATGGGGCACATTGATCGGGGCGCTCATCATCGCTGTGCTGCGAAATGGCTTGAACTTGCTGGGGACGACCTCCGATTTGCAAGTAGTGGTTATCGGATCTGTGATTATCGCTGCCGTGTACGTCGATGTCCTGCGCCAGCGTTCGGCCAAAAAATAG